In Drosophila pseudoobscura strain MV-25-SWS-2005 chromosome 4, UCI_Dpse_MV25, whole genome shotgun sequence, the following proteins share a genomic window:
- the robo3 gene encoding roundabout homolog 2 isoform X1 produces the protein MDLRFVFIVFLLKWTHAQGSHPPRIVEHPIDTTVPRHEPATLNCKAEGSPTPTIQWYKDGVPLKILPGSHRITLPAGGLFFLKVVNSRRETDAGVYWCEAKNELGVARSRNATLQVAVLRDEFRLEPQNTRIAQGDTALLECAAPRGIPEPAVTWKKGGQKLDLEGSKRVRIVDGGNLAIQDARQTDEGQYQCIAKNPVGVRESSLATLKVHVKPYIIRGPHDQTVLEGASVTFPCRVGGDPMPDVLWLRTASGGNMPLDRVSVLEDRSLRLERVTIADEGEYSCEADNVVGAITAMGTLTVYAPPKFIQRPASKSVELDADTSFECRATGNPKPTIFWTIKNNSTLIFPGAPPLDRFHSLNTEEGHSILTLTRFQRSDKDLVILCNAMNEVSSITSRVQLSLDSQEDRPPPIIIAGPVNQTLPIKSLATLQCKAIGLPNPTISWYRDGIPVQPSGKLNITTAGDLIISDLDRQQDQGLYTCVASSRAGKSTWSGFLRIELPTNPNIKFYRAPEQSKCPTAPGQPKVLNATASALTIVWPTSDKAGASSFLGYSVEMYCTNQSKTWIPIAARLSEPIFTVDSLTQGAAYMFIVRAENSLGFSPPSPISEPITGGKLVGVRDGSDMGSSTSQLLLSDVETLLQANDIVELLDVNASDSTTAQLSWDIDSGQYIEGFYLYARELHSSEYRMITLLNQGQGLSSCTVPGLAKASTYEFFLVPFYKSIVGKPSNSRHVRTLEDVPEAPPYGMEAIQFNRTSVFLKWLPPQPNRTRNGVLTSYNVVVKGLDVHNTTRIFKNMTIDAATPTLLLANLTTGVTYYIAVAAATRVGVGPFSHPAVLRIDARTQSLDTGYTRYPISRDIADDFLTQTWFIVLLGSIIAIIVFLLGALVLFKRYQFIKQTSLGSLHGNHAIGTVRKFPTLPLNGGGPGGGAVGSNSTSTTGPNGLWIDPSGGVWRQATGGAAAGGAATKEQLPGYAQATAQQGQQPTLLPDYERLSPLNMPDYAEVACSTFKSPSHGGGPGGMGSSSLYDSCGAYATTNVVANVKLYQNRYGAKPQPQPQPQHQSQSNNNNNQSNNDYQSTGMYSAPPSAHYGCLDQKQQQQQPNLMTTSTASTAIMTGSPAKLKKINITENKMDQMECKTNQQERTNPFNQQQQLLLASNALKQGLGAYANTTLAAQMASGGGAGTLRRQRQPKTLYKSENNILGKAAGMRHPPIQVNNGNMDFLTGGPPLNAENLEAGDFSGLGLCNSTNQLLNDWASSASIAAAGDYHFGSKQPSKQHLYVKAKDGTWSAVSSDAYQSFKQQQQHHHQFLAGSGDNNKSLASVNSLAASDSKFMSSFGSTANV, from the exons TGCTTCGCGATGAGTTCCGCCTGGAGCCACAGAATACACGCATCGCCCAGGGCGATACGGCCCTGCTGGAGTGTGCGGCACCGCGGGGCATTCCCGAGCCGGCCGTCACCTGGAAGAAGGGGGGCCAGAAATTGGATTTGGAGGGCTCGAAGCGTGTACGCATCGTCGACGGCGGCAATTTGGCCATTCAGGATGCCCGACAGACTGACGAGGGTCAATACCAGTGCATAGCCAAGAATCCCGTCGGGGTGCGCGAGTCCTCGCTGGCAACGCTCAAAGTCCACG TCAAGCCCTACATCATACGGGGACCCCACGATCAGACCGTTTTAGAGGGCGCCTCCGTGACGTTTCCCTGCCGCGTGGGCGGCGACCCCATGCCGGATGTCCTGTGGCTGCGGACCGCCTCGGGCGGCAACATGCCATTGG ATCGCGTCAGTGTCCTGGAGGATCGCAGCCTGCGGCTGGAGCGGGTGACCATCGCGGACGAGGGCGAGTACAGCTGCGAGGCGGACAATGTGGTGGGCGCCATCACGGCGATGGGCACCCTCACGGTTTACG CCCCCCCGAAATTCATCCAACGGCCGGCCAGCAAATCGGTGGAACTGGACGCCGACACCTCCTTCGAGTGCCGGGCGACGGGCAACCCGAAGCCGACGATCTTCTGGACGATCAAGAACAACAGCACGTTGATCTTTCCGGGGGCCCCGCCCCTGGACCGCTTCCACAGCCTGAACACGGAGGAGGGACACTCGATACTGACGCTGACGCGCTTCCAGCGGTCCGACAAGGACCTGGTGATCCTGTGCAACGCCATGAACGAGGTGTCCAGCATCACGTCGCGGGTCCAGCTGAGCCTCGACTCGCAGGAGGACCGTCCGCCGCCGATCATCATAGCGGGCCCCGTCAATCAGACGCTGCCCATCAAGTCCCTGGCCACGCTGCAGTGCAAGGCCATCGGGCTGCCGAATCCGACGATTTCGTGGTACCGCGACGGGATACCCGTGCAGCCGAGCGGCAAGCTGAACATCACCACGGCGGGGGATCTGATCATCTCCGACCTGGACCGCCAGCAGGACCAGGGCCTGTACACGTGCGTGGCCAGCTCCAGGGCCGGTAAGTCGACGTGGAGCGGCTTCCTGCGGATAGAGCTGCCCACCAACCCGAACATCAAGTTCTACCGGGCCCCGGAGCAGAGCAAGTGCCCGACGGCGCCCGGCCAGCCGAAGGTCCTGAACGCCACGGCCTCGGCCCTGACGATCGTGTGGCCGACCAGCGACAAGGCGGGGGCCTCCTCCTTCCTCGGCTACAGCGTGGAGATGTACTGCACGAACCAGAGCAAGACCTGGATCCCCATCGCGGCGCGCCTCAGCGAGCCGATCTTCACGGTGGACAGCCTCACGCAGGGGGCCGCCTACATGTTCATCGTTCGGGCGGAGAACTCGCTGGGCTTCTCGCCGCCGTCGCCCATCTCGGAGCCCATCACGGGCGGGAAGCTGGTGGGCGTGCGGGACGGCAGCGACATGGGCTCCTCCACGTCCCAGCTGCTGCTCAGCGACGTGGAGACCCTGCTGCAGGCCAACGACATCGTGGAGCTGCTGGACGTCAACGCCAGCGACTCGACCACCGCCCAGCTCTCGTGGGACATCGACAGCGGGCAGTACATCGAGGGCTTCTACCTGTACGCCCGGGAGCTGCACTCCTCCGAGTACCGGATGATCACGCTCCTCaaccagggccagggcctcAGCTCCTGCACGGTGCCCGGCCTGGCCAAGGCCTCTACGTATGAGTTTTTTCTTGTGCCATTTTACAAGAGCATCGTAGGAAAGCCCTCTAACTCCCGCCACGTCCGCACCCTGGAAGATG TGCCCGAGGCGCCGCCGTACGGCATGGAGGCCATCCAATTCAATCGCACGTCGGTCTTTCTGAAGTGGTTGCCACCGCAACCGAATCGGACACGCAATG GCGTCCTCACCAGCTACAATGTGGTCGTCAAAGGCCTGGATGTGCACAATACGACGCGGATATTCAAAAATATGACCATAGAtgcggccacgcccacactgCTGCTGGCGAACCTCACCACGGGAGTCACCTACTACATAGCCGTGGCGGCGGCCACGCGGGTGGGCGTCGGGCCCTTCAGCCATCCGGCCGTGCTCCGCATCGATGCACGCACCCAGTCCCTGGACACGGGCTACACgag ATATCCCATCAGTCGTGATATTGCCGATGACTTTTTAACACAGACCTGGTTTATCGTCCTGCTGGGCTCCATCATTGCCATAATTGTGTTTCTATTGGGGGCATTGGTGCTCTTCAAGCGCTATCAATTTATCAAGCAGACCTCGCTGGGCAGTTTACATG GCAATCACGCAATCGGAACCGTGCGAAAGTTTCCAACATTGCCGCTAAATGGAGGCGGACCTGGCGGCGGGGCCGTCGGCTCGAATTCGACATCAACCACCGGCCCCAACGGCCTCTGGATCGATCCCAGTGGCGGTGTTTGGCGACAGGCCACCGGGGGAGCAGCTGCCGGTGGCGCCGCGACAAAGGAGCAACTTCCGGGATACGCACAGGCCACCGCCCAACAGGGACAACAGCCCACGCTCCTGCCTGATTACGAGAG ACTCTCGCCATTGAATATGCCCGATTATGCGGAAGTTGCATGTTCAACATTCAAAAGCCCCAGCCATGGCGGTGGCCCCGGCGGCATGGGTTCATCATCCCTGTACGACAGCTGTGGGGCCTATGCCACCACCAATGTGGTGGCCAATGTCAAGCTCTACCAGAATCGCTATGGAgccaagccccagccccagccccagccccaacacCAATCCCAgtcgaacaacaacaacaatcagaGCAACAATGACTATCAATCGACTGGCATGTACTCGGCCCCGCCCAGCGCCCACTACGGATGCCTcgaccagaagcagcagcagcagcaaccgaatCTGATGACAACTTCGACGGCCTCCACGGCCATAATGACGGGCTCCCCGGCGAAGCTGAAAAAGATCAACATCACGGAGAACAAAATGGATCAAATGGAATGCAAGACGAACCAGCAGGAGCGCACGAATCCCttcaaccagcagcagcagctgcttctgGCCAGCAATGCCCTCAAACAGGGCCTGGGCGCCTACGCCAACACCACGCTGGCGGCCCAAATGGCCAGCGGCGGCGGAGCGGGCACCCTGAGGCGCCAACGGCAGCCCAAGACGCTCTACAAGAGCGAGAACAACATACTGGGCAAGGCCGCCGGCATGCGGCATCCCCCCATCCAGGTGAACAACGGAAACATGGATTTCCTCACCGGTGGCCCCCCCCTGAACGCCGAGAACCTGGAGGCGGGCGACTTCTCCGGCCTGGGGCTGTGCAACTCCACCAATCAACTGCTCAACGACTGGGCCTCGAGCGCCTCGATCGCCGCCGCCGGGGACTATCATTTCGGGAGCAAGCAGCCCAGCAAGCAGCACCTCTACGTGAAGGCCAAGGACGGGACCTGGTCGGCCGTCAGCTCGGATGCCTACCAGTCcttcaagcagcagcagcagcatcatcaccAGTTCCTGGCTGGTTCAGGTGACAACAACAAGTCCTTAGCTAGTGTCAACAGCTTAGCTGCTAGCGATAGCAAGTTCATGAGTAGTTTCGGCTCCACGGCCAATGTCTAG